In the genome of Odontesthes bonariensis isolate fOdoBon6 chromosome 20, fOdoBon6.hap1, whole genome shotgun sequence, the window CGTGATAAAACGCATCGACACCTCTGATTCACACGAGCCAGTGAATCTGTAATATTGCTCTTTGCTTTACCTCTCGGGACtccgttttttttgtttcttttccagGATCCTGTACCCAGGCGGGGGTGTCAGCATCGTCTCATCTGGTTACGAAAGGGCTGCCAAAATCTTTTATGAGCTTGCTATTGAGGTGAAAGTGTAAAATACTTGTAGCTCTATTTCAGTGCGGTGATGCTGGGGAATGTTGCATAAAACGTGTGATGTCTCAGGCAAACAAGAAAGGTGACTATTTTCCTGTGTGGGGCACCTGTCTGGGCTTTGAGCAGCTGACGTATTTGACGAGTGGGAAGCTTTCGTTGTCGCACACCAATACGAGCGGCGTGGCGTTGCCTCTGAACTTCTCTGAAGGTAGGTCTTTGCGCCAATAGGCATTATCAATGTTACTGCCACTTCTGAAAATACATGTTTCAGTCAGCCAACTCTTTCAATTGTGTCCGTCAATTCAGTTTTTACACTGAGTGAAGCGCTCTTTGTTACAATAAGATTTTTGTCAGAGCCAAACTCGGCTATTTAGGATATTTAGACCTAATTTGAGTTTTTCCAAATACAATTATCTTAACTCAAGGACTGAAAAGAGATTTAAGGTCCTGTAGCACCTAATCAGTGTCAGGAATagcaaaaatgtcagaaaaagtATCACTTTAAGCGCTACTATACTCATTTGTGCAGAAAGTAGCAGTTGTTTTTACGATACATCTGAGGGAAACTGGAAGACTGCATGtaaaaaaactagggctgggcaacgattaaaatgtttaatctaattaatcacatgatttccctgattaaacacgattaatcacatttgtacgcaaaatccaaaaatgaattcaaaagtagtgtatagcttttaacatttagttttattttaaatgtgctgccatatgaatgaaagtgccataacatttgttgtgcaaacacacttttaacatcagcatctttctgtggtttttatgtagaagcctcgctccactgtctgtttccttgaatgacttgctgctatcagttgtgtgttttgcctttaagtgatattttagactggaactactacgctgagaagacaattcaacttggcagtgtttacagatgactttggttctgtcgactccgccgtctggaagaactttaaaatgaaaatggccgagtaaaagttccgtacccttctccatgtttggtggatccgccgattactttcttttccggttccacagcagacagcaacagacttttacaaaataaaagcctgtgagtagcagactttaacaataataaaataaatgataaaacaggggtggtccgtggtgtagtgggttgagcaggcgccccatgtacaagaggctatagtcctcgctgcagctggccccggttcaagtcccgcatcggacggcactgtgctgcgtgtcgttccccctctctctgccccctgcttcctgtctctctgaactttcctatccattaaaggcacaaaagccccccaaaaaatagttaaaataataaaaaataaaacctgcgttaatgcgcgataaaatatttatcgacgttaaataattaacgagttaactcgcccagctctaaaaaaaaaaacataaagaaatgtcTGCATAAAGTTTATTATTTGTTAATTTTTAGCTCAGTTTGCCATGTTTTATAATGTTTAGACCAGCGTAACAACCTGATTCAGTTGAAACTAACACGTcttattgtttgttttacacATTTATGCCTTCATTAAGCGTCTGACTGTGCAGAGCACGATGAAAAAATAAGGAATACAGACGCTTCCGACGTTCAAGCAGCTGACCTCTTCTTGGTTTGTTACGGCTGTGAAGTAACACAAATCTTTGGAtatttggctccccctacagttgtaACATGTAACACCACGGggattaaaacaaataaaaaaaaacatgaatctcagtgtgagccctgcacatgtacagccatacacGTGAATTTGTTATCATGTTGCAGAGGCCACAAAGGAGCTGAGGTGTTGGGAAGTGCTGTATCTCCAATGAACCACCAGGTGGtccagggcagtttcaggcctgaTGTGCATAATAAAAGTTGATGTACTTTAAAACAGTCAGAAGTACATAATTGACATAGTGCTGCTCTAACCCTCCGATGTCCActctaagaaaaaaagaaaaatgtctgaatttttttccatcgCCTTTGGGCAAGAATAATAAGAatcaatgttttgttttattgttttggggttttttaatGCTTGAGATATCACTTGATGgtaaaaatgtcaaaatgttAAACAGTAATAGCGTAATAAAAGAAGCAGTTTTCACAGTGTATCAGGGCTGTAGATGTTGTGACAGTAGTTCTACAGCAGCAGGACAACAGATTAACATTAAAAAGCTGAAGCTTTTGTCCAGTAGATTAAAATGTTTCCTTTTGCTCTGATTGGCCAGCTCCTGTGGCCTGATTAGGCACCGCCCACAGTTTGAAAACCAAAatgaaagagacacaaggaAGAGTCACCGGCTTACCAAAATAAGTTTTCCTGGAAATTACAACACCTGAAATACGACGAAGAATACTTGCAACAttaccttttattttttgttggagCAAATACTGAAGTATAGACGATGTGTGatgtaaaaacatcaaatttgaTGTCATGAGCACTAACTTAAAACATCTTTATGAAAAGCTGTAAAAATGATTGATTAATGGTGTGTTCCCTCTCCAGATGTCAAAGGCAGCAGGATGTTTAAGGGCTTCCCTGCTGAGCTCATGGCAGCTCTGGCCTCTGAGCCCCTCACAGAAAACTCTCACCAGTGGAGTTTGGCAACGCTGGTACGTCAAGCAGTCGTGATATGAGAGGACGCCTCACTGAGCAACAGCATATGATAAAGAGTGCTGTGCAGAAGCAAGATAATGCCCCCAACATGGTCTACAACCGAAGCAGGGTTTGGTTCACTGCAACTTCTCTGTTGTTCCGCTTCTTTCAGACTTACAACACAAATGAAGAGCTGAAGAACTTTTACAGAGTCCTCTccataaatacagatggaaacATCGAGTTTGTGTCAACATTTGAAGGTAGGATACACAGGATTAACAAAGCTTTACTTTACAACTGCAGTGCAAGTTTACAGCAGTTATATTAAAGGCTTTTAATGAGATTTGCCTCTTCCATTCCCTTCCATCGGGGTAGCATATGATTATCCAATCTATGGGACACAGTGGCATCCGGAGAAGAATGCATTTGAATGGACGAGGCCTTATATTCCTCATTCTCCATCAGCAGTCAAGACGACCTTCTACATGGCTGAATTCTTTGTCAGTGAAGGTATTAACACAGAACTATATCTGGCTTCTGCATGTCTGGAGTATTTGCAGCTTCTCTCTCTTGAATGAAGATCTGTTAATCTGCCATTATTGTTTCTGCCTACAGCGAGGAAGAGCTTCCATAGATTTGAATCTGtggaggaggaaaacaaagctctGATTTACAACTACAATCCTGTTTACACTGGAGCGACGAGTGCGTTTGAGCAAATATATTTATTCTGATGTCTCTTCGCAAAgcactttttttaattttttattcaaCAGCTGGTTAAGCTGCTTTACTTTTGACttgagaatgtttttttttttgtttttttggtgccCTCCATTTGCTTAATCTGCAAACAATCGTGCACACTGGAAAGAATAGATTTGCACTTGCAGCATAAATCTTGCAGTGAGGGATTTAAACTAAATGTTCATGCTTCGTGGTATACGCTTGTGTAATGAAGTGCTACTGCAGAAGGTTATATTTGAAGGTCTCTTTGCTTTTGCCTTCTACTCCGATTGATTACAAATGTTGCTCCCCATCATCTCCGTGCAGTTTCtatcccccccccacacacacacacggaaaaATTTTCAGCTTCTGCTAAACTCTCAAAAACTCCTTTTGAAAAACCCAACACCAAACATGTGAAAACACATCGAAGGCTGACAAAATATCTAGTTTTTTTATTCTAACATTTACTTTCATGCCACAATCTGCCATTAATCTCCTTCTATGCTTTGGATAACAAAGTTGAACATCTTAAAAAGTCAACCAGTGGAAAGAAAGTTGGTCGTTTCCACTGGCATTTATAAAGTCCACTTTCAACTGAATTCAAGGACGGCAACAGGAGAACCGAAATGAACAATCAAATGTAACTTCCAAAATGCTTTATGCACAAATAACACTCAGGTaacattatcttttttttttatagaataaAATGATATTTGAATAACATTTACACATCAAGCTGACGAGACTGGGATCTCAATCACAATACTACTGGAGATGTAATTTATGCAGTCCAGTAAGAAACATTCAAGATGTCAAAAATGACCATGGTGAACTGAACCATCCGAGACAGTGCTGCAAAGTACCTCTGAGCATGCACTGGTGTGCAACACAAATGCTACTTCAAATGAAACAGAATGGATTAAAGTTGTGCCTCAACAATTGTGTTCTGTTAGCTAACATGTTTCCTGGTCGCTTCTTTTGTTCATCTTCGTACAACGTATTCACTGATTTATTCTGGGTGATGTGATGCCAAACTTTTCACCGACATTCAACTAGTTTGAAAATTCTGCATGCAGATTTTAAACAGGTTAATGTATTTGGATGaagtaaaataaaacattgattTAAAAATCGCTTCATTTCTGCATTACTTTGTTACTGAAATAATCTTTTGTGTTTTGCTTAGAGTTGAATGAAAGACTGATATGGCTCTCATACCTGGTATATTTTAACAGCATTAAAGGTGAGCTTAAGTGCACAGGTACATGTATTTATATACTTCACCAAATGGCAATTATTATTGAGATATCTATGGGAACTGAAAATGGCCGagactagttttttttttgtgccttaATCTAAAAGGGATTGTTATGTTTTGTAGGTCAGAGTAATTGATTTTCTTGGCTGCAGTGGACAGCTCAGAgaagtttggagaatcagaCGGTCTCCTGACGGCCGAGCTAAGAGCGCAAAGTTTTCACCTTCTAAAATGAGTCAAACTTCTAAAATTTCATTGCAATTCAGAAACTATGCAGTGGATTTTTGAATCGCATCACTTCCACATCGGAGAGTCGTCGTGACATTTTCTCGTCAGGGAAAGATTACTCATTCCCAAGTGCAGCTTTTTGTGTCGCCGTCTGTTTTCACACGTGACCGATTGCCGACAATTTAGTCTGGACTTTTTCCGCAGTTGCCGTTCACATGCGTTTCACATTGGGAGGGGGTAAATTAATGCTCTGATAGTTCATCTACTTTGTTCAGAAGTCTTCTCATCTGCTGATGTTCTGGAGATTTTACTTTGGGCCCAGGTGCAAAATTTGTACATGAAGCCCGTGGCCAACAATGCACGCACCACCGCTCCAGAGCATCTCCAGAACATTTCAGGCCTCTTATTTCTGGGGAAGATCCATCACTGAACGCCGAGCAAAGGCATCAGAATGTAGTGTTGTTAAAGATCCGAGGTTGACAAATTCCCATCTCTTTGCTTCAGCCAGCAGCTGCTCAAATAAATCCAAACAGCTCAGATAACTTAGGGTCATGAGGTCGTCGGCCATTTTCAGCTTGAATCAGATTCTAAAGGTGTCACCTGGGGATTAGATTATTAACTCACCATCTTGAGATAAAGCCATTAAAGAATGATTTCAAGCAGGATTGTTCTCGGGTTTTGTAAGcatcagtttttttgtttgttgttgttgctaaaTACAGCCTGGCGGATGTTTTTAAAGTAAGGCACAGTGACCCCAAAAAAAACGAGGAATAAAAAGGAAATGCTTTTGTTTTATGAATAGTGttgaggggaagaaaaaaataaaaataaatcactgaATCTAACAACAAAGcccaaatgaacaaaaaacaaaaaacaaaaaaaaaacatccccaTGGCTCGTGTTTTTGTTCCTTCTTAAAAGCATTTTGCAGGTCAGAATTCTTTTAGCATCACCGAAATAGATAAGATGAAAGTACAATTAAACCAGCGTTGGGGCAGATATGATGACCAAAAGAAAACACGCTTGTAATAGATGAATGAATGTTCGTGTGCTATTTTACATACTGTTAGAACAACAGACACAACCACGGTCCAACATGAAAAGTTCATCACAACTTTAAAAATAGGAACGTTTCCTGTATCCGCACTTTTCCAGACACCCGTTACGAACACTGCCGCTCAGTGATTTCCTCAGGGGTCTTTCATTAGTATACAAGCCCACAAGGTATGTGCTATAGGTGTTCCTTCTCCTCCCAGCTTGGAAGTCTGTGTGAGAGCTGATGCTTTCTCTCCACTGCTTTTGAGGAGCAGGTCCATCCTGCTTGTGAAGGAGACTGCTTCCTGTCCGTATAATCCAAAATGCACGTCAGTtcatcagtcttttttttttttagctctccGGAGGGCTGCAGGGTAGAAGATGAAGAAGAGGCGACGGATCGAGTGGGAGACCCGTCGTGGCCGAAGCGAGTTAAACCGAAACGCATGGGACATGATCTTTGCATATTATGGACACCGGTGTTGTGCTTGGGCACAGTTACATGATGTAAAGTAGGCAGATGACCAAATGGGTAGGGAAGAAGTGGGGTGCATCTGTGAGGGTAAtctaacccctaaccctcaTCTTCAAGCTCCTCTTCCagagcctcctcaaacacaCTTTCTGGTAGCCTGAAGCACTCCTCAAAGAAATTCACCAGAGACTGGCTGAGGTGCTGCCTTGTTGCTTCACTGTGAAGGAAGTGGCCCTCGTCTGGGTAGATCTAAGACACAAAGGTGAGAACAGATATGAGTTGTTtggacaatttaaaaaaaaattatttatttaagatttttttagatTTCAGCTGAACTTCTTGAAGTTCATGCCTTAAGTCACCAGGATGTCTATAGAACTTCTTATTGGAATGAACTAATATTTCTTCAACAATGTTATATTTATCTGTATTACTCTTTAGATGTGGAGGTCAATTTATTTAGCTGAAATGATCTCTCTGATCTGTCTGTTCATTTCTAAATGTGCAAGAGATTCATTCAAGAGTTTTGTTCAAGAGATTAAATCCGTTCTGGGCTTGAAAATAAATCCCCGCAAAAGTTTAGTTTTAAACTAAGAGTAACATCAGCTGAATATTTTGAACACGATTtgaaaaggaaaattaatttcTGTCTTCAGGTCGTCTATATCTGTTTAAAAACCCAATTAGCTCTGTAATGGGGCTCTCATTTAAtaaattattactttttttcatCATACAGATTAATCTTCCactccaaaaagaaaaagaaaaaaaaacaacaacaggaaactcCTGATTAAATTCACATAAATTGTCACGgtgttattttgtgttttggttCCTTTAAAATGAACTGATTCAGAACTGAAAATTACTATTATCATGATGATAATTATTtaattgctcttttttttttgtcccacaaACTGTCCAAAGGTaccatgataaaaaaaactgcatcacAGATTGAGATCAAATAAGTGAATTAACTTCTGATATGAACCTATTAGTGGGGACAGCGGTTTAATACACAGTAACACATCTATTGGTCAGTAATGAGCTCTGATGAACCCTCAGCTGCAGCACTTTGTATGGCAAAAGGATTAGTCCTGGTGTTAACGCTGGCTGCCCTAGGCAGTTCATCATAATCTCATTATATGAATTGAAGCCATTGTGAGGGGCTAATCCTCTGTCCACCTCAGGGATCACAAAGCTCCCGAAGGCTGGAAGAGAactgaaaattgaaaaaaagatgAGCAGAGAAAGTGGATGAGCAGCAGCTGTAATTACAGAGTGAAAGTCAAACCACATACCTGTAAGGTGTAGTTGGCCTTTTCACTAATGAGCTGAGAGATGAATTTTGCTGTATGCTGGAAATGGACTTTTTCTGGGGAAACAGATGCAAAAACATCAGATTGTTCTCTCACATATTTATACAATAGGATTTATTACTTAGAATATAACAATTCGTCACCTACCGTCGGCTGTTGGATGGACAATGAGGAACTTCTTATCCACGAATTGAGATGCTCTGTGCGCTAAATTCGCCATCTGAGAAACAAATCGAATCAAATTAATCCTTCATCAATTATCACAAGTAGAAactgaagataaaaaaaatgcatttagaTCTTACTGTGTATGCCCTTGGATCAGGTTTAGGCAGTCCGAGATACCTCTCAGAAAAAGCAGAGGCTAGAAGAAAAAGGACGTTTCATTTGATACGTTGCTGTGACATCAAACAGAAACTTCCCATTAACCTCAACACTGATGCATAATTTCGGTTGTGTTCCTCTGGTCATTTTGAAGGTGCCTCTTCCTTATATTCAGATATATTCAGACGCTCCTCATTTGCGATTCCAAACTTACAGTGTCATGGCAGGTCTCACACGCCCTCTGGCAAATCAAATAGATGGGAAACCGGTCACACTGCAACACCTAGCTCCTTAATTTGCAGTTTCCTGACTCAGTGCGCCAACAGCTAAATCAGCTCCGTCTCGCCGTCCGTGTCTCTCCTGCCATCACTTTCCTGatgcaaaacaactttacatcgCACAGATTATATTACTCTGCTAGCTGAGGTGACGGCGGTGTACAATCGGGTTCTCGGTGTGTCTGCATCATCGCACTGATGGGTATTATTTTCCCTCACAGGGTGCAGACATGTATAATATAGTCACTGAGAGAACTCCCAGCTGCAGGGGTAAAGGTGCTACATCTGCAACATCTGcaatctgtctttctttctcccttTGAGTGCATTCTGACAGCTCTGCCTGAGCTTGAATAATTGTGCCGAGCTCCTGCATTTATTTAGCACGTACAGCAGAAACTGGGGCTTTTTGCATTTGGTGAtacagattttttattttttatttgggtGGGGGGGGCTAATCACAGCTCACCATATAACTCAAAGTCAGAGATGGGTGAGAAGACGGCTCCGCATTTCACTGGAGACTCCTCACTGCTGACCAGCAGGCTGGTCACGTAGCCTCCGTACACCTGAGGAGCAGCAAAATGTGAGTTATCACCGAGAAAACAAGCTGTGCTGTAAACTCTAGTGTGCAGGATGGACTTTTGAACATAATGCTTCTTGTTTAGTCCAGAGTTAACCAGAGAGTGgtgctatttgtttgaattaCACCACCTGTGGGAATATATCACGTTGCTCATTTCTACGGTTGTGTAAACACTGTTCAGACAGCACCGAGACATTAGTCAGCGATGACTAATGACCTGATGTTACAGCCTATCCatttacaaaaaacaacacttttCCATTCTGTAGATTATGTCCAGGTTGTCTTTAGTTAAAAAGACTAATATACGGCAAACTGCAAGTCATGTCTGTAAATAATTTAGTTGGTTTACACGTTGTGGTTTCACACCCTTGCGCTGATAGATAAATAGGAATGAATGAGGCCCACAGACATAACCAGAGAATTCAAatatgtctaaaaaaaaaaaaaactaagaggATACACTTTGCTGCCTTTTTAGATTGTAaagatagaagaaaaaaaaaaaaaaaatcacatattttcttctttagtCTTTATATTGCGATTTTTAAATCTACGTTGCTCTTGAGTCTCAGGCAGATGTTCATAAGGAATAGTCCTGATCATTATGCACACAATATACACACAACAATGGACACTAAATAAAAGTGAAGCACAAAAATGTCTAAATCGCAGACattaaaaaaagggggaagTTGTAGTTGACCATAAAAGACGTGGAAAATCATCTCCCAGACACGGCCGATTCCAAACAAGAGCATTTTTATATTCCAAGTAATGTGGGCTTTtaagatggatagatagaaaaagaaaacatctcaCACTTTTCTGAAAGTTGTGTTTCTATTGGTAAGACGGGAGCAGAACAAGAATAAAAggtaagtaaaaagtaaaaaaataccaGCGGTCGAGTTTACCAGAAGACAAAGGATTGTTATGGACTGCGGTGGAAGGCAGCATCCAAAGCATGCCTCTCACTTTGTATTCATCACCTCTCCTGCATGACACAAACTTTAATGATAACTGGAGCTTTTAACACATAGAAACTGATTTTGCAAACTTTGATTATTCTGATTTAGGAGCAGGAAAAAAGTGTCAGCTTCCCTTCCAAGAGTATAAAGATCCACCCATAAAGGCTTTCATGAACCTTAGAAACACTGTGCACAATGAGAGTGTTCTTACCTGTCCAAAAGCTCCGACTCTGGTTTTGTCCACATAAGGCTCTTTGAGAATAAAACTAAaaataagaatgaaaaaaaagaagacatttctaTTTTGACTGACAACAGTAGATTTTTAAAGCTCTTGTTAATTGAAGAGAAAAAACATCAGATGGCACCTTTTGGTTTAATAATTCTGCATTAAATGTATATTCAGATTTTTCCCAGAATCAAAACTTGTCATGTGTGTCATCCTGCCAGATTTTCATTTGATCAAAAgcaaattaaaagtttaaatagATCGTTTTTAAATTGTCATATGTATATATTCTGTAGATTGTTAGCTCAATATAATCCCAGCTACTCTTTCATGAAACACAGTTAAGCTCCAATACAAATGTACACCTGAATACCTTTCATTTTATGGACTGATTTTGTGTTTACTCAAATGAGAGTTACTTTCAAGAGCATGAATGCAGCCACATACTTGAGAGCATCCTTCTGATCCTGCTCCTCAAACACGCCCAGTTTCTTCTGGACCCAGTACAGCAGGTTGGTGCCCTGGAAGCCGCTGCCTCGCCCGTCACAGCGCACGACGATGGCGCCAAAGCTGCTCACCAGTACCGTGGCCCAGTCCATGTGAAACTGCTCCGACACCGCCTGGCCACCAGGTGTCCCATCGCTGCACCACAAACAAGTTTTAGGATGTACATTGTGAGTGAGTAGTGTCAATGTCTATGAAAATGAGCTAAATCTAAGAACCGGTGGCTGTAAAGCCTAGCAGCGGAGTTATTCCATCTCCGTTTAATGAGGAATGCTGTTCATGAATCAAATAAGATCCCTTTCATTAGAAAGGAATGGCTGTACAGTTTGTTAAAGACCTGAGGACAGGAACGCTAATGAGAGAACAGAGAGGAGAGGACATTACGTTTCCTTGTTCTCTGTTTAACTCTCATCGAGCTGGAGTAGAGTCGGATTAATAAGCTTAATTAAAGCTCTGTTTAGGATGGACGTGTCTTCTTGTAACTTGGACTGAGGTATGGACGTACATTAGCAGCACTGTGCGAGTACCGTGTGCAGAAACGTACACTAAGAGGAGCAGCGGGTAGTGGGATGTGTCCATGAAGCCGGCAGGTTTCAGGATGTGCAACGACAAGGCTGGAATACAGAGTTACACAACTGTTACACAGAGCATTTCAATCAACTTACATTTAACATATAGATCATTCAAACCAAGGTCCTGCAAAACAAATGGCAAAGATATTCTACTCTAAAGGATTATGTCTATACTGAGTTGTAATCGGTTTGTTGTATTTGCAGAGAATCTGAAACATACTGTAGTCATCCATGTGGATCTCTTTGTACTCCACAGTGGGCATCTGCATGGAGTCCAGTGTCAGTCTCAGCTTTTCATTGCTCTCCAGTTTATACACTTCTGAAATACCTGTAGATGGCACATAAAGGAGACCCATCAGATCCACATTACAgtgtaaacaaacaaagttgGGCCAATACTCAGAGCTTAAAGAGGACGCAGCAGGACTTGTTTCATTGGTTGTCGAAGTGCAGCTGCTTTCGATTTAAGCATTTGGGATTATCGTGATCTGAATGTTTTGATTCTCAACAACCAAGACAAGAAATATGAATTTAAACCTACCAGTAAATGAAAACTGAGTCAACTAGCTTTTACTCACGTATGAAtgtaactggaaaaaaaaaaaaagaaaaagaaaaaacgtgtAAATACTTTGGTATGTTGGATGGTTATACAGTTATAGGAATATTTTCCTCGGGTGTTTCAAGAGGAAAACATATAATCTCTCCAGCATGCTCTGGGTCTGCTCCTCCCGATGGGACATATCTGAGAAACGTTTCCCCTGAGAGGCAACTCAACCTGATGCCTAAACCGCCTCGGCTCTTTCTGATGACTCAACTCTGATCCCGATGACTAAGCCACCTTCAGAGGAAGCTCATTTCGGCCAGTTGTTCTTTCGGTCGCCACTCACAGTTCATGCCCATGGGTGAGGGCTGGAATGGAGGTCAACTGGTAGAACAACAGCTTTGTCTTTTGACTCAGATCTTTCTTCCCCAAAACAGACCAGTACAGCATCCTAATCAAAACAGATGATGCCCCTGTCTGCCTGTTCATCTAC includes:
- the ggh gene encoding gamma-glutamyl hydrolase isoform X1; the protein is MTSLTYATSRFSSRNMLLLLLFILPSGLPMYLSADRNERPVIGVLAQEVYSPKPNQTAYIAASYVKFLEAAGARVVPVMINQTLEEYKSLFHSINGILYPGGGVSIVSSGYERAAKIFYELAIEANKKGDYFPVWGTCLGFEQLTYLTSGKLSLSHTNTSGVALPLNFSEDVKGSRMFKGFPAELMAALASEPLTENSHQWSLATLTYNTNEELKNFYRVLSINTDGNIEFVSTFEAYDYPIYGTQWHPEKNAFEWTRPYIPHSPSAVKTTFYMAEFFVSEARKSFHRFESVEEENKALIYNYNPVYTGATSAFEQIYLF
- the ggh gene encoding gamma-glutamyl hydrolase isoform X2, giving the protein MTSLTYATSRFSSRNMLLLLLFILPSGLPMYLSADRNERPVIGVLAQEVYSPKPNQTAYIAASYVKFLEAAGARVVPVMILYPGGGVSIVSSGYERAAKIFYELAIEANKKGDYFPVWGTCLGFEQLTYLTSGKLSLSHTNTSGVALPLNFSEDVKGSRMFKGFPAELMAALASEPLTENSHQWSLATLTYNTNEELKNFYRVLSINTDGNIEFVSTFEAYDYPIYGTQWHPEKNAFEWTRPYIPHSPSAVKTTFYMAEFFVSEARKSFHRFESVEEENKALIYNYNPVYTGATSAFEQIYLF